From Bacteroidales bacterium, a single genomic window includes:
- a CDS encoding thymidylate kinase, translating to MSFIVIEGLDGSGKSTQVKRLCSYLKEKNANFEYLHFPVTEEQNFGLLVSRFLRGELGDIDSVNPWVVAMLFAGNRWALADKIRNWLENKTLVIVDRYVYSNIAYQVAKIKDSDSKRKLRNWIYSLEYETFKIPKPDINIWLDAPITFVETQLTSKRSGDDRGYLQGVDDIHETIPFQKLVYNEYEACCTKYPDLIRVKCHDTFGNMEDENTIFKKLLDTITNKIGTI from the coding sequence ATGAGTTTTATTGTAATTGAAGGATTAGATGGTTCTGGGAAATCGACTCAGGTAAAGCGTTTATGTTCATACCTTAAAGAGAAAAATGCGAACTTTGAGTATTTACATTTTCCTGTAACAGAAGAGCAAAATTTCGGGCTGCTTGTAAGCAGATTTTTGCGAGGAGAGCTGGGCGATATCGATTCCGTTAACCCATGGGTAGTTGCAATGCTTTTTGCCGGTAACAGATGGGCTTTGGCTGACAAAATTCGCAATTGGCTGGAAAACAAAACTCTGGTTATTGTCGATAGGTATGTTTACTCAAATATAGCGTATCAGGTTGCTAAAATAAAAGATAGTGATAGTAAACGCAAGTTGAGAAATTGGATATATTCACTTGAATATGAAACCTTTAAAATACCCAAACCCGATATTAATATTTGGTTAGATGCACCTATAACATTTGTCGAAACACAGTTAACTTCTAAGCGTTCGGGCGATGACAGAGGTTATTTGCAAGGTGTTGACGATATTCATGAAACCATACCATTCCAGAAACTTGTTTACAACGAATATGAAGCTTGTTGCACAAAGTATCCTGATTTAATACGTGTTAAGTGCCACGATACTTTCGGAAATATGGAAGATGAAAATACAATTTTTAAAAAGCTTTTAGATACTATTACAAACAAAATAGGAACAATATAA
- a CDS encoding DoxX family protein — MNMRKLIRNISRLLIGLLFLFSGFTKAVDPMGSKFKFDDYFVAFGMEWLIPFSLVLGIILSTVEFSVGFCLVSNLYSKICSIIAFIFMLFFTGLTFILALTNPVTDCGCFGDAVVLTNWQTFYKNLIFLVPTIIIFIERKKFVSRFNNKWQIALASFILVTIVSISIYSLNNLPIVDYRPYRVGQNLLLNSKEHPNGAPSAEFETTLIYRKDGVEKTFDLYNLPDSTWEWVDTNNKLVKEGYVPPVNNFSLTDDYGMDNTNTLFNRNEMVLMANVLDLSKLSQEEIERYNEISVQCLSNDIYFTMLTSTDQGFIEDYKNQHLPTYKIFTIDPITLKTIVRSDGGFMLTYKGTVLKKWHRDKFPDVLSLNEYLMIKEAQHSGSPRPMQLTAFYLLIFLSIALLFELFGLNLKSREK, encoded by the coding sequence ATGAATATGAGAAAATTAATAAGAAATATTTCACGCCTTTTAATAGGTTTACTTTTTCTTTTTTCAGGATTTACAAAAGCAGTCGATCCCATGGGATCAAAATTCAAGTTTGATGATTATTTTGTAGCCTTTGGAATGGAGTGGCTTATACCATTCTCTCTAGTGTTGGGCATAATACTGTCAACAGTCGAGTTTTCGGTTGGATTTTGCTTAGTATCAAACCTTTACTCCAAAATATGCTCTATAATAGCGTTTATTTTTATGCTCTTTTTTACAGGATTAACATTTATTTTGGCTCTTACAAATCCTGTAACAGACTGCGGTTGTTTTGGCGATGCTGTTGTACTCACCAATTGGCAAACATTTTATAAGAACCTTATATTTTTAGTACCTACGATAATTATTTTTATTGAGCGAAAAAAATTCGTGAGTCGTTTCAATAATAAATGGCAAATAGCACTAGCCTCCTTTATTTTGGTTACAATAGTTTCAATATCAATCTACTCACTAAACAACTTGCCAATAGTTGATTATCGTCCTTACAGAGTTGGACAAAACCTTTTGTTAAACTCGAAAGAACATCCCAACGGAGCACCATCTGCGGAGTTTGAAACAACGTTGATTTATCGCAAAGATGGCGTCGAAAAAACATTTGATTTATACAACTTACCCGATTCCACATGGGAATGGGTCGATACAAACAACAAATTAGTCAAGGAGGGTTACGTTCCACCAGTAAACAATTTCTCTTTAACCGATGACTATGGCATGGATAACACCAACACACTGTTTAATCGAAACGAGATGGTTTTAATGGCAAACGTTCTGGACTTAAGTAAGCTTTCCCAAGAAGAAATTGAACGATACAATGAAATATCTGTTCAATGCCTGTCGAACGACATCTATTTTACCATGCTAACTTCAACAGATCAAGGTTTTATTGAGGATTATAAAAACCAACATCTACCCACTTATAAAATATTCACAATTGATCCTATAACTCTTAAAACTATAGTGCGCTCTGATGGTGGTTTTATGCTAACCTACAAAGGAACAGTGTTGAAAAAGTGGCACCGTGATAAATTTCCTGATGTTTTGTCGCTGAACGAATATTTAATGATAAAAGAAGCACAACATTCGGGCTCACCACGTCCAATGCAACTGACGGCTTTCTATCTGTTAATATTTTTGTCAATCGCTTTGCTTTTTGAATTGTTTGGCTTAAATTTGAAGAGTAGAGAAAAGTAG
- a CDS encoding ABC transporter permease — MINKLTKDFLYILLILWGVATLLFFLFKVLPGDPAHMLVGQRTDSATVENINRDLGLDLPLWQQYFLYLNDLSPISIDKNHEDSRYGGITLIPISEHRAVLKAPYLRKSYQTKQLVSDMLLEAAPASLLLASAAILLAILIGLPAGIVAAIKEDSWIDRLLLSISSIGMSLPSYFAAILIGWIFAFLLGKYTGLNLTGSLYEYDLVTKRLALQNIILPAITLGIRPLSVVMQLTRNSLLTEMKGDYFRTARAKGLSIKKAIWKHALKNSLNPVVTALSGWFASMLAGMVFVEYIFAWKGLGYMLVDALNQYDFPVVMGCVLFISLFFIIINKSTDWVYKILDPRIRIKTT, encoded by the coding sequence ATGATAAACAAATTGACAAAGGACTTTTTGTATATACTACTCATTTTGTGGGGAGTAGCAACTCTTTTGTTCTTTTTGTTTAAGGTATTACCAGGCGATCCTGCTCATATGCTGGTTGGGCAAAGAACCGATAGTGCAACCGTTGAAAACATAAATCGTGATCTGGGTTTAGACTTACCACTTTGGCAACAATATTTCTTATACCTGAATGATTTATCGCCAATATCAATCGATAAGAACCATGAAGATAGTCGATATGGTGGGATTACACTTATCCCTATTTCTGAACATCGCGCTGTGCTTAAAGCGCCTTATTTACGCAAATCTTATCAAACAAAGCAACTAGTTTCCGATATGCTTCTAGAAGCTGCACCAGCTTCGTTGTTACTCGCATCAGCAGCAATTTTGCTTGCAATACTTATCGGTCTGCCGGCAGGAATAGTTGCGGCAATTAAAGAGGATAGTTGGATAGACAGACTACTGTTAAGTATATCATCAATAGGTATGTCGTTACCGTCATACTTTGCAGCAATATTAATAGGTTGGATTTTTGCTTTCCTTTTAGGTAAATATACAGGACTGAACCTCACAGGTAGCTTGTATGAGTACGATTTAGTTACAAAACGGCTAGCTCTGCAAAATATAATCCTGCCAGCTATAACACTGGGGATACGACCTTTAAGCGTTGTTATGCAATTAACACGCAATTCACTTTTAACTGAGATGAAAGGAGACTATTTCCGCACAGCACGTGCAAAAGGTTTAAGCATAAAAAAAGCTATTTGGAAGCATGCACTAAAAAACTCATTAAACCCAGTGGTAACTGCCCTTAGCGGTTGGTTTGCTTCAATGTTGGCAGGAATGGTTTTCGTGGAATATATTTTCGCATGGAAAGGATTGGGTTACATGCTTGTTGATGCTTTAAATCAATACGATTTTCCCGTTGTAATGGGTTGTGTGTTGTTTATATCTCTATTTTTTATTATTATTAACAAGTCAACTGATTGGGTATATAAAATACTCGATCCCCGAATAAGAATTAAAACAACTTAA